A genomic region of Homo sapiens chromosome 4, GRCh38.p14 Primary Assembly contains the following coding sequences:
- the AMBN gene encoding ameloblastin precursor: MSASKIPLFKMKDLILILCLLEMSFAVPFFPQQSGTPGMASLSLETMRQLGSLQRLNTLSQYSRYGFGKSFNSLWMHGLLPPHSSLPWMRPREHETQQYEYSLPVHPPPLPSQPSLKPQQPGLKPFLQSAAATTNQATALKEALQPPIHLGHLPLQEGELPLVQQQVAPSDKPPKPELPGVDFADPQGPSLPGMDFPDPQGPSLPGLDFADPQGSTIFQIARLISHGPMPQNKQSPLYPGMLYVPFGANQLNAPARLGIMSSEEVAGGREDPMAYGAMFPGFGGMRPGFEGMPHNPAMGGDFTLEFDSPVAATKGPENEEGGAQGSPMPEANPDNLENPAFLTELEPAPHAGLLALPKDDIPGLPRSPSGKMKGLPSVTPAAADPLMTPELADVYRTYDADMTTSVDFQEEATMDTTMAPNSLQTSMPGNKAQEPEMMHDAWHFQEP, from the exons ATGTCAGCATCTAAG ATTCCACTTTTCAAAATGAAGGACCTGATACTGATCCTATGCCTCCTGGAAATGAGTTTTGCAGTGCCG ttctttCCTCAGCAATCTGGAACACCGGGTATGGCTAGTTTGAGCCTTGAG aCAATGAGACAGTTGGGAAGTCTGCAGAGATTAAACACACTTTCTCAG TATTCTAGATACGGCTTTGGAAAATCATTTAATTCTTTGTGGATGCACGGTCTCCTCCCACCACATTCCTCTCTTCCATGGATGAGGCCAAGAGAACATGAAACTCAACAG TATGAATATTCTTTGCCTGTGCATCCCCCACCTCTCCCATCACAGCCATCCTTGAAGCCTCAACAGCCAGGACTGAAACCTTTTCTCCAGTCTGCTGCTGCAACCACCAACCAGGCCACAGCACTGAAAGAAGCACTTCAGCCTCCAATTCACCTGGGACATCTGCCCTTGCAGGAAGGAGAACTGCCTCTGGTTCAGCAGCAGGTGGCACCATCAGATAAGCCACCAAAGCCTGAG CTCCCAGGAGTAGATTTTGCTGATCCACAAGGTCCATCA CTCCCAGGAATGGATTTTCCTGATCCACAAGGTCCATCA CTCCCAGGATTGGATTTTGCTGATCCACAAGGTTCAACA ATTTTCCAAATAGCCCGTTTGATTTCTCACGGACCAATGCCACAAAATAAACAATCTCca cttTATCCAGGAATGTTGTACGTGCCTTTTGGAGCAAATCAATTG AATGCCCCTGCCAGACTTGGCATCATGAGTTCAGAAGAAGTGGCA ggcGGGAGAGAAGACCCAATGGCCTATGGAGCCATGTTTCCAGGATTTGGAGGCATGAGGCCCGGCTTTGAGGGAATGCCCCACAACCCAGCTATGGGCGGTGACTTCACTCTGGAATTTGACTCCCCAGTGGCTGCCACCAAAGGCCCTGAGAACGAAGAAGGAGGTGCACAAGGCTCCCCTATGCCGGAGGCCAACCCAGACAATCTAGAAAACCCAGCTTTCCTTACAGAGCTAGAACCTGCTCCCCACGCAGGGCTCCTTGCTCTCCCTAAGGATGACATTCCCGGCCTGCCAAGGAGCCCTTCAGGGAAGATGAAGGGACTCCCCAGCGTCACCCCAGCAGCTGCTGACCCACTGATGACCCCTGAATTAGCTGATGTTTATAGGACCTACGATGCTGACATGACCACATCCGTGGATTTCCAGGAAGAAGCAACCATGGATACCACGATGGCCCCAAACTCTCTGCAAACATCCATGCCAGGAAACAAAGCCCAGGAGCCCGAGATGATGCATGACGCATGGCATTTCCAAGAGCCCTGA